From Micromonospora auratinigra:
AGCAGCCCGACCAGGAAGGTCACCACCCCGACCACGACCGCCTTGGCCAGCAGCACCCGGCCCCGCGACGGGGTGCAGCGCAGCGTGGTCCGGATGGTGCCGGTGGTGTACTCGCTGGTGATCGCGAAGAGCCCGAGGGCGAGCACCACGTACTGGGTGAGTTCGAGGGAACCGGTCACGATGTCGCCGACCGGGAGGACCCCCGGGTCGATCGCGTGGTCGTCGTCGGTGTTCGCGTTGACCGCGTAGATGGCGAGCTGGGCGGCGGTGGCCGCCATGGTCAGCACGGACGCCGCCAGCGTCCACCAGGTGGCGCGGACGCTGCTCAGCTTGGTCCACTCGGCGGCCACCGCGCCGGCGAACGGGCCGGTGGTCGGAACGGGTCGCGTCACCGTGGTCATCGGCTGCCACCTCCGGTGCGGCCGGCCGCGTACTCGACGCTGTCGGCGGTCAGTTCCAGGAACGCCTCCTCCAGCGAGGCGGCCACCGGGCTCAGCTCGTGCACCCGCACCCCCACCTCGTACGCGAGGTCGCCGATCCGGGCGGCGGAGGAGCCGGTGACGGTCAGCGCGTCGCCGTCCGTGGTCACGGTCGCCCCCTCGGCGGCCAGCCGGTCGTGCAGCGCGGTGAGGGCGGCCGGCTCCGGGGCGCGGACCCGGACCGCGGTGGCCGGTCCGGCGGCGATCAGCTCGGCCAGCGGCGCGTCGGCGATCAGCCGGCCGCGCCCGAGCACCACCACCCGATCGGCGGTCTGCTGCATCTCGCTCATCAGGTGGCTGGAGAGCAGCACGGTGCGCCCCTCGTCGGCCAGGTCGCGGGTGAACCGGCGGATCCAGCGCACCCCGTCCGGGTCGAGCCCGTTGACCGGCTCGTCCAGCAGCAGCACCGGCGGGTCGCCGAGCAGCGCCGCCGCGATGCCGAGCCGCTGGGCCATGCCCAGCGACAGCGCCCGCCCCGGCTTGGCGACGGCGCGCCCGTCCAGCCCGACCAGGTCGAGCACCTCGTCCACCCGACGGGCGGGTACGCCGTTGCTGCGGGCCGTCGCGGTCAGGTGCGCCCGCCCGGACCGGGCCGGGTGGATGCCGGTCGCGTCGAGCAGCGCGCCCACCTGGTACAGCGGGTGGCGCAGCTCCCGGTAGGGCCGGCCGTCTACCAGGGCCCGTCCGGCGGTCGGGCGGTCCAGCCCGAGCACCATCCGCATGGTGGTGGACTTGCCCGCGCCGTTGGGGCCGAGGAAGCCGGTCACCTGCCCGGGTCCGATGTCGAGGGTCAGGTCGTCGACCGCGGTGGTCGGCCCGAACCGTTTGGTCAGGCCACGAAGTGTGATCATGCGCCGACGGTAGGGAGCCGGCGGGGGTCCGCGCCGCCGTCGATCGGCAGGGTGCGCACCTGACTTTCGTCAGCTCCGGCGCACCACGAACGCGTCCGGCATCCGGAAGGTGAGGTTGTCCGGGCACCACGGCGCGCGGAGCACGGTCACCCCGTCGAGCAGCGGGGCCGCCTCGGCCACCACCACGGCCGCCTCCATCCGGGCCAGCTGCGCGCCGACGCACCGGTGCGCCCCCGCTCCGAAGGCCAGGTGCCGACGCGAGCCGCGCTGGCCGGGCCGGAACGCGCCGGGGTCGGCGACCACCGCCGGGTCCCGACCGGCCCGGGCCAGCCAGGCGACGATGCTGGTGCCGGCGGGCACCGGGGTGTCGCCGAGCACGGTGTCGACCGCGGCGACCCGGCGCCAGGTGACGATCGGCGGTTCCAGCCGCAGCCCCTCCTCGACCACGTCGGCCACGGCGACCGTGCCGGCGCGCAGCCCGTCCCGGACCGCCGGTTCGCCGGCCAGCCGGTGCAACAGCAGGGTGAGGAACTGCGAGGTGGTCTCCTGGCCGGCGACCAGCAGGAAGAAGAGCGCGCCGACGACCACGTCGGGGGAGTGCCCGGCGGCCCGCAGCCGGGCGGCCAGCCCGCCACCGGTGCCGGCGAAGGCGCGCAGCACGGTGTGGAAGCGCCCCACCTCGGCGGCGAGGGCGAGCTGGCGGGGCTCGTCCAGCGGCGCCCAGAACAGCTCCAGGGCGGCCCGGGCGAAGTCCTTCACCGCCCCGACCGGGGCGTCCGGCAGCTCGACCAGCCGGGCCAGCACCAGCAGCGGAAGGTCGGCGGCGAGGTCGGCGTACAGGTCGACCGGCCGGCCCGCGTCGAGGTCGGCGGCGAGCCGGTCGACCCGCCGCCGGACCAGGTCGGTCAGCCAGGGCTGCTGGGCGGCCACCCGGTCCGGGTGCAGCGCCGCGGCGACGATGCCGCGGATCTCCGGGTGGCTGGCCGAGGAGTTGTTCGCCAGCGTCGGCGGCAGCCGGAACCGGTGCCCGGCGAGGACCCGCAGGGCGGCCACCGGGATCGGGGTCACCGCGTCCAGCGCGTTGTCCGGCCGGAACGTCTGCGCGTCCGCGAGCAGCCGGCGGACCAGCGCGTGCCGGGTCACCACCAGATGGGGTACGCCGACGTGGTCGCGCACCGTGGCCACGTCCGGCCACGGCCCGTCGACGGACTCGCCCCAGCCCCGGAACAGCACGGCGACACGCTAGCGGGCGGCTCCCGGCGGGGCCGGGTCCAGCTCCCACACGGTGGTGTGCTTCACCCGGACGCTCTCCAGCGCCTCGGTCACCGGCACGTCGTAGCCGGCCAGCTCGTGGAAGCGGTCGCGGGGCAGGAACGCCCGGCCGGGGTCGCCGACCAGCACCCGGGCCCCGGCGCGGGCGGCCCGGAGCAGGAAGCGCAGCATCCGCCGGGCCATCGCCTCGCTGTAGAAGACGTCCCCGGCGAGCACCACCTCGGCGTCCCCGGCGTCACCGTCCAGGATGTCGCCGAGTTCGGCGTCGACGCGTACCCCGTTGGCCTCGGCGTTGAGCGCGACGGCCGCGACGGCCCGCTCGTCGACCTCGACGGCGCGGACGGCGGCGGCGCCGGCCCGGGCGGCGGCGATGGCGACCAGTCCGGAGCCGGAGGCGAGGTCGAGCACCCGGCGGCCGGCGACCAGTTCGGAGTGGTCGGTGACGTAGCGGGCCAGGCCCTGCCCGCCGGCCCAGGCGAACGCCCAGAACGGCGGCGGCTGGGCGCTGCGGAACTCGCCCTCGGTCAGTTCCCACAGGCCGATCGGCTCGTCGGCCTGGTGCAGCCGCACCTCGGGGACGAAGGGGACCGGGGCGAGCCGGGCGTGCAGCCGGACGAAGGCCGCGGAGAGGTCGGACACCCGGCGATTCTGTCCTACGCCCGGCCGCCGCCCGCAGCCGATCCCGGGCGTGTCGCGGGGCTGCCGTGGTCGGTTCACCACGCTGGGTGAAATCCGCCCCCGGGGTTGGCGACCGGTGCGAACACGCCCGTCTACCGGCCGCCCGGTGCCGCTCATAGCGTTCTTCCGGAGGGACGCGACCGACGGGAGGGCAGTGGCGGTGGTGAGCGGGTGGCGGTACGCGCTGCGGATCGGGGTGACGCTCGCCTGCGTGCTGGGGGCGGGGCTGGGGGTGACCGGTCCGGCCCGGGCGGCGGCCGCGTTCGCCACCGAGCTGAGCGGGCTGCCCGACGAGTTCACCGCGGGTGACCGGGTGGAGACCCTCTCCGCGGTGGTGTCCCGCTCCGACGGCGGTGGCTGCGTGAAGGTGCGCTGGTCGATGCTGCTCCAGGTGCGGGGCCTGCGGTTGGACCAGGTGAAGGTGGACCGGGTCGAGGAGAACGGCTCCTTCCCGCTGGAGATCCGGACCGAGGGGGACGTGGCCCGGCTGACCGACCGGGAGCTGGACCCGGGGCTGCTCTGTCCGGGGCGCACGGTCACCGCTCGCTACCGGGTCGCCTTCGCCGAGGACGTCTCCCGGGGGCGGGTGAGCTTCGCCGCCGAGGCGTACGACCAGAACCTGCGGCTGCTGTCCCGGCGCAGCGCCACCCGTGAGGTGGTGGGGGAGGAGGCGGCGCGGCCGAGCCCCTCGGCGGACGGGCCGACGGCCAGCCCGACCCCCGAGGCCGAGCCCGCGTCGACCGAGCCGGAGGCGGAGCCGACCGCGAGCGAGAGCGCGGTGGCCGAGCTGCCGCCGCCGGGCGCGGCCGGCCGTCCGGTCGCCTCGGCGGGGGGATTCGGCGTGGTCCAGGCGGCCTTCGTCCTCGGCGGTCTGCTGATCTTCCTCGGCGCCGGGCTGCTGCTGCGGATGCGCCGCCTGCTGGGCCCGGCAGACGCGGCCGGGCGGGCGGGGTCGGTCCGGCGGCGGTGGCGGGGCTGATCCGGGCCCACTTTACAAAAGCTGCCCTCTTGTAAAATGAAGTGACGGCTGCCACAGTCTGGGGAGGAGTCGACGGAGGAGGCCGACCATGGGCGCCGACACCACCACCTGGCGGGACACCCGCAAACCACTCTGGCCGCTCGCGCTGCTCGTGCCCGTGCTGCCCTTCCTCGCCTGGGCCCTCTGGCGCGCCGGCGCGGGGGCCTGGGCCTGGTGGCTCACCCCGCTGGTGGTCTTCGGCGCGATCCCCGTGGCCGACCTGCTGCTCGGCGACAACCGGGAGAACCCGCCGGACGAGGCCATGCCGGCCCTGGCGGCCGACGGCTACTACCGCTGGCTCACCTACCTCTGGCTGCCCGCCCAGTACGCCGCGCTGGTGCTCTGCTGTGCGGTCTGGGCCGCCGGTGGACTGTCCTGGGTGGCCGCCGCCGGGCTGGTCGCCACCGTCGGGGTGGTCGACGGCATCGCCATCAACACCGCGCACGAGCTGGGCCACAAGCGGGAGACGGCGGAGCGCTGGCTCTCCAAGATCGCACTCGCGCCCACCGCGTACGGGCACTTCTACGTCGAGCACAACCGGGGACACCACACCCGCGTCGCCACCCCGGAGGACCCGGCCAGCTCGCGGCTCGGGGAGAGCTTCTGGGCGTTCTGGCCGCGTACCGTCCTCGGCAGCCTGCGTTCGGCCTGGCGGCTGGAGACCAGCCGGTTCCGGCTGCGCGGCCGCAACCCCTGGACCTGGCGCAACGACGTGCTGAACGCCTGGGCGATGACCGTGCTGCTCTACGCGGCGCTCGCGCTGGTGTTCGGCCCCGGCGTGCTGGTCTTCCTGGCGCTCCAGGCGGTGACCGGCTTCTCCCTGCTCGAGGTGGTCAACTACCTGGAGCACTACGGCCTGGCCCGGCAACGCACCGCCGCCGGACGCTACGAGAAGGTCGACCCCCGGCACAGCTGGAACAGCGACCGGACCGTCACCAACGTCTTCCTCTTCCAGTTGCAGCGGCACAGCGACCACCACGCCAACCCGTTGCGCCGCTACCAGACGCTGCGCAGCTTCGAGGCCTCACCGCAGCTGCCGGCCGGCTACGCGACCATGGTGGTCACCGCGCTGGTGCCGCCGCTGTGGCGGCGGGTGATGGACCACCGGGTGCTCGCGCACTACGGCGGCGACCTGGAGCTGGCCAACGTCCACCCGCCGGCCCGCGACCGGCTGCGCGGGCGCCGTCGCCCGGCGGCCAGCCCCGAGTCGTACGCGGGCTGAGGCCGGCGGGATCCGGTCGTCCCCCACCCCCTGGTCGACGACCGGGTCCCGCCCTCGTCCCGGGGCGGCCGGTCCGCCCTCGACGCGGCGGGTCCCGCCCTCAGTCCAGCGCGGCCGGCTCCAGCCCCAGCTCGCGGGCGGCCACCAGGCGGACCCACTCGGCGATCTGCCGCCGGGTGATCACCCGCTCGTGCACCGAGAGCTGCACCGCGAGGCCGTCCATCACGGCGCTGATCCGCCACGCCGCGCCCGCCGGGTCGGGGCAGTCGAAGGTGCCGGCGGCCACCCCGTCGGCGATGACCGCGGCGAGGTCCTGCCGCCAGCGCAGGTCGAGCCGGCGGGAGACCTTCTCCAGCTCCGGGGTACGCATCGACTCGGCCCAGCCGTCGATCCAGAGCGACCAGGAGGTCGAGCGTCCGGTCGGGGCGTAGAGGCGGAGCATCCGGCGCAGCTTGGCCAGCGGCGGGGCCGAGGAGCGGACCACCGCGTCGAGCTTGGTCAGGTCCTGTTCCGCGGCGTACGCGAAGGCCTGCGCGAGCATCCGGTCCTTGGTGGCGAAGTGGTAGAAGACCAGCGCCTGACTGACCCCGGCGGCCTCCGCCACGTCGGCCGTGCGGGTGTTGGCGAGTCCCCGTTCCGCGATCACGTCACAGGCCGTGCGAAGCAGGGCATCCAGGCGGATCTCGGCGGCACGTCTCGTCACGTCCGTTACCGTAGCCCATCCGACTGACCACGAGGAGTCACGAAGTCGGCCCGTCGCCCGCGCGACAGTCGGATCCCGGACAGATCGCCCTCTGCGCCTCGCCGCCCTGCTCAACCCCACTACCCAGTCTCCTAGGAAGCTCTAGGGGAGGGGTGGTCCGTCACCCGGACGCGCCCGGAATCGGACCCCGATTTGGCAACCGTTCCCGGGCTCGGCTAAAGTTCTCATCCGTCACCGGGAAACACCGGGGGCACGCGGACGTAGCGCAGCTGGTAGCGCATCACCTTGCCAAGGTGAGGGTCGCGGGTTCGAATCCCGTCGTCCGCTCGGAGATGCCACCACGCATGTCGGGGGCAACCTCGGTGGAGTGGCCGAGAGGCGAGGCAACGGCCTGCAAAGCCGTGTACACGGGTTCAAATCCCGTCTCCACCTCGCAATGCGACGAGGGCGATTGGCGCAGTGGGAGCGCGCTTCCTTGACACGGAAGAGGTCACTGGTTCAAACCCAGTATCGCCCACCAGTGCGATGAGCAAAAGGCTCGTCACCGGATCCCGGTGACGAGCCTTTCTGTCTCTCCGGCCCCGCCGGCGGTCACACCGTCGCCCCAGGCCGGTGCCGGTTCCCCGGCACGCGAACGGGGACGCCACCGGGCGTCCCCGTTCGTCGATCAGCGGGACCGATCAGCTCCGTCGGCCCCGACACCCGGGTCACAGCGGCGGGGCGACGTCCCGGCGCTCCTCGACCCGGCGGTACTCGACCGGCTCGGCGGTGGTGACCACCTCGCGGCGGCGACCCCACACCAGCGTGGTCATGATCAGACCGAGTACGCCCGCCGCCATCAGGATCCAGCCGACGACGTCGAGGTTCACACCGCCGATGCTGGCGTCGAGCGCGAAGGTGAGGATCGCGCCGACCGCGATCAGGAAGATGCTGGTACCGATTCCCACGACAGCCTCCTTAAGGGGGATGTGGTGTGCTGTCGAGGAGAGTCAGTACCCCGCCCGTCACCGAACCAATCCCAGGTCAGGCGGGACCGGGCCGGCGCCCGGTGGGTCGGTTCGACCGACGATCTTGCCATCGGGTACAGTTCTCCCCGTCGCCACCGCACGACGGCGACACGCGGACGTAGCGCAGCTGGTAGCGCATCACCTTGCCAAGGTGAGGGTCGCGGGTTCGAATCCCGTCGTCCGCTCGCGAACCGCCCCCGATCGGGGGCTACACCTCCGGCACCTGCCGGACGGACCCACGGGCGATTGGCGCAGTGGGAGCGCGCTTCCTTGACACGGAAGAGGTCACTGGTTCAAACCCAGTATCGCCCACCAGCACCGCGAAGGCCCGGCTCATCTGAGCCGGGCCTTCGCTGTTGCGTTGGTCAGCTGTTCCAGTGCTGGGCGACGAGGTCGGCGGCCTGCTGCTCCCACTGCGCGTACGCATCCGGGTAGGCGCTGACCTGGACGGTCTGGGCGGCCTCGGTCAGCGGCATGTCCTGCCAGCCGTCGACCTGCTTCAGACCCTTCTCGAACGCCAGGGTCGCGTACTCCGGGTCGGTGATCTGCTCCGGCGTACCCCAACCACTGGAGGGGCGCTGCTGGAACAGGCCCAGCGAGTCGTGGTCGTTCTTGTCGCCCAGGTGACCCAGGTTCTCCAGCTTCGACTCCTGCAGCGCGGTGGCGATCGAGATCACCGCGGCCCGCTCCGGCAGACCCGCCTTCTTCGTGGCGGCGATGATCGCCTTCACGTTGGCGGTCTGCTCGGCGTTCAGATCAATCTTCGACTGCGCGCCCTGCACACCGTGCGGGACCAGCTTGCCCCTGTCCGGCTTGTCGGCGCTCTGCACCACCGCGACGGGCTTCGCGTCCTTGACCGGGGCATCGGCGTGGGCCGCGAGCGGACCACCGAACACACCACCGGCAAACGCCAGACCAGCAACACCGAGCACGCTCTTACGAATGATCGTGTTCATGGGAAAAGCTCCATTCGGGGGTCGACGCACACGGGGGGGTGTGCGCAAGCACCACGTCAGGCGCTCAAGAAAGTCTCGGGGGGATCCGGCAGCTCGCGGGGCGGGGGCCTCTTCGCGACGCCGGGACCAGATGTAACGACCGGCGGTCCACCGTCATTCCCCGGCGGGGCCACCCCGTCGGGCGGGGCGGGTCCTGCTCGGCCGTTCACCCGGATACAACGACCCCACCCCCGCCACCATTCCGCCCCCACGGTGCCCCCGACCACACCCGGGGACGGACATCCGGGCCTGATCACGACAACCGCCACACCCCACGCACGGACCCGACACGGAGCCGCCCCGGTCGCGGCTGTGCGCGCCGCTGTGTCACGCGGGTCCCGGTGGCCGGACGTCTTCTGCCCTTGGCAGATCCGCTGCGGGTGAACAGGACTCCCTGCCGTACCGCCCGGGGGAAGGGTGGGACGCATGAGACTGCTGGTGCTGGGTGGAACGGGTTTTGTGGGCGGGGCCGTGGTCCGGGAGGCGCTGCGGCGCGGCTGGACGGTGACGGTGTTCAACCGAGGGCTGCACGGCGAGCTGCCGGCCGGCGTACGCCGGTTGCGGGGTGACCGGACGGTGCCGGATGGGCTGGCGGCGCTGACCGGCGGCGAGTGGGATCTGGTGGTGGACACCTGGGACGGGGCACCCCGCGCGGTGGGGGACGCGGCGCGGGCCCTGCTCGGCGCGGTACCTCAGTACGTCTACATCTCCAGCGGATCCGTGTACGCCGTGCCGGTGCCGGCCGGGGTGGGCGAGGAGGCGCCCACGGTCGAGGGTGACGCGAACGCGGTCGACGGCGACTACGCGCAGCTCAAGGCCGGCGGCGAGCGGGCCGCGACGGCGGTCTTCGGCGACCGGGCGTTGCTGGTCCGGGCCGGCCTGATCCTCGGGCCGGGGGAGGACATCGGCCGGCTGCCGTGGTGGCTGCACCGGATCGCCCGGGGCGGCGAGGTGCTCGCCCCCGGTCCACGTGACCTGCCGGTGCAGTACGTCGACGTCCGGGACCTGGCGGGCTGGCTGCTGGACCGGGGCGCGGCGGGCGCCGGCGGGGCGTACAACGTGATCTCCCGCAGCGGGCACACGACGATGGGTGGGCTGCTCGACGCGGCGGTCGCGGCGACCGGGTCGGACGCGGTGCTGCGCTGGACGGACCCGGAGCCGATCCTGGCGGCGGGCGTCGAGCCCTGGAACGACCTGCCGATCTGGATTCCCGAGGGGCACGAGTACCGGTGGTTGCAGGAGCGCGGCGTGGAGAAGGCGTACGCGGCGGGGCTGGTCTGCCGGCCGGTGGCCGAGACGGTCGCGGACACCTGGCGGTGGCTGGGCGAGGTGGGTCGGGTACCGGCGCGGGCGGGTCGGCCGGCGCGCGCGGCCGTCGGCCTGGACCCGGCGCGGGAGGCGGCCCTGCTGGCGGGGTGAGCCACTGATGCGGGTCGCGTCCGGCGAGGCTGGCCCAACAATCCACAGAGGTATGACCGCGAGTGGTGGAGGATGCCGATCGCCGGGCAGATATCCGGTTCGTCGTCACCACAGGTGATCGATGTAGACACAGGTGGCTCATCGCCCTTAAAGTTCGCGCGACTGGTGCACATCCATCACGGGGGTTGAGATGGCGACTGGCCGCTTGATAGTGCCTGCCTTTTTCCGCAGACGTTCGACGGTGACGGGTGATGCCCGCGCCGGGCGGCCGGTCTTCCACCACGTCAACTTCCCGCCGCGACCGATCGTGCCCTCCGGCACCCTCGGCGATCCGGCGTCCCCG
This genomic window contains:
- a CDS encoding ABC transporter permease subunit, with translation MTTVTRPVPTTGPFAGAVAAEWTKLSSVRATWWTLAASVLTMAATAAQLAIYAVNANTDDDHAIDPGVLPVGDIVTGSLELTQYVVLALGLFAITSEYTTGTIRTTLRCTPSRGRVLLAKAVVVGVVTFLVGLLLGVVGAVVARPVLGEWGRAPLGGTVRDIVASAAYLAVLGVLALGLATALRGAVLTLTVLLALLMIVPLSLQEPGITVLTRIADAFPGVAGNHFLAGDSEPYPAAVGLLVLAGWAAGALALGRWALARRDA
- a CDS encoding ABC transporter ATP-binding protein — encoded protein: MITLRGLTKRFGPTTAVDDLTLDIGPGQVTGFLGPNGAGKSTTMRMVLGLDRPTAGRALVDGRPYRELRHPLYQVGALLDATGIHPARSGRAHLTATARSNGVPARRVDEVLDLVGLDGRAVAKPGRALSLGMAQRLGIAAALLGDPPVLLLDEPVNGLDPDGVRWIRRFTRDLADEGRTVLLSSHLMSEMQQTADRVVVLGRGRLIADAPLAELIAAGPATAVRVRAPEPAALTALHDRLAAEGATVTTDGDALTVTGSSAARIGDLAYEVGVRVHELSPVAASLEEAFLELTADSVEYAAGRTGGGSR
- a CDS encoding cytochrome P450 → MLFRGWGESVDGPWPDVATVRDHVGVPHLVVTRHALVRRLLADAQTFRPDNALDAVTPIPVAALRVLAGHRFRLPPTLANNSSASHPEIRGIVAAALHPDRVAAQQPWLTDLVRRRVDRLAADLDAGRPVDLYADLAADLPLLVLARLVELPDAPVGAVKDFARAALELFWAPLDEPRQLALAAEVGRFHTVLRAFAGTGGGLAARLRAAGHSPDVVVGALFFLLVAGQETTSQFLTLLLHRLAGEPAVRDGLRAGTVAVADVVEEGLRLEPPIVTWRRVAAVDTVLGDTPVPAGTSIVAWLARAGRDPAVVADPGAFRPGQRGSRRHLAFGAGAHRCVGAQLARMEAAVVVAEAAPLLDGVTVLRAPWCPDNLTFRMPDAFVVRRS
- a CDS encoding class I SAM-dependent methyltransferase, giving the protein MSDLSAAFVRLHARLAPVPFVPEVRLHQADEPIGLWELTEGEFRSAQPPPFWAFAWAGGQGLARYVTDHSELVAGRRVLDLASGSGLVAIAAARAGAAAVRAVEVDERAVAAVALNAEANGVRVDAELGDILDGDAGDAEVVLAGDVFYSEAMARRMLRFLLRAARAGARVLVGDPGRAFLPRDRFHELAGYDVPVTEALESVRVKHTTVWELDPAPPGAAR
- a CDS encoding alkane 1-monooxygenase; the encoded protein is MGADTTTWRDTRKPLWPLALLVPVLPFLAWALWRAGAGAWAWWLTPLVVFGAIPVADLLLGDNRENPPDEAMPALAADGYYRWLTYLWLPAQYAALVLCCAVWAAGGLSWVAAAGLVATVGVVDGIAINTAHELGHKRETAERWLSKIALAPTAYGHFYVEHNRGHHTRVATPEDPASSRLGESFWAFWPRTVLGSLRSAWRLETSRFRLRGRNPWTWRNDVLNAWAMTVLLYAALALVFGPGVLVFLALQAVTGFSLLEVVNYLEHYGLARQRTAAGRYEKVDPRHSWNSDRTVTNVFLFQLQRHSDHHANPLRRYQTLRSFEASPQLPAGYATMVVTALVPPLWRRVMDHRVLAHYGGDLELANVHPPARDRLRGRRRPAASPESYAG
- a CDS encoding TetR/AcrR family transcriptional regulator, which gives rise to MTRRAAEIRLDALLRTACDVIAERGLANTRTADVAEAAGVSQALVFYHFATKDRMLAQAFAYAAEQDLTKLDAVVRSSAPPLAKLRRMLRLYAPTGRSTSWSLWIDGWAESMRTPELEKVSRRLDLRWRQDLAAVIADGVAAGTFDCPDPAGAAWRISAVMDGLAVQLSVHERVITRRQIAEWVRLVAARELGLEPAALD
- a CDS encoding DUF6458 family protein, which encodes MGIGTSIFLIAVGAILTFALDASIGGVNLDVVGWILMAAGVLGLIMTTLVWGRRREVVTTAEPVEYRRVEERRDVAPPL
- a CDS encoding NAD-dependent epimerase/dehydratase family protein, coding for MRLLVLGGTGFVGGAVVREALRRGWTVTVFNRGLHGELPAGVRRLRGDRTVPDGLAALTGGEWDLVVDTWDGAPRAVGDAARALLGAVPQYVYISSGSVYAVPVPAGVGEEAPTVEGDANAVDGDYAQLKAGGERAATAVFGDRALLVRAGLILGPGEDIGRLPWWLHRIARGGEVLAPGPRDLPVQYVDVRDLAGWLLDRGAAGAGGAYNVISRSGHTTMGGLLDAAVAATGSDAVLRWTDPEPILAAGVEPWNDLPIWIPEGHEYRWLQERGVEKAYAAGLVCRPVAETVADTWRWLGEVGRVPARAGRPARAAVGLDPAREAALLAG